A single window of Mycosarcoma maydis chromosome 1, whole genome shotgun sequence DNA harbors:
- a CDS encoding uncharacterized protein (related to choline-phosphate cytidylyltransferase), which produces MAAPSSRTAESGSGSSVASSTAPAPTANAPATTSPQHPHHHHHHHHHHHHHAHHITDPARRKKKHLPAQLAQLQLENEDDEANNFISSSRDASEEDNDDQEETFDDDASIASLRHHHQGPSSATVPISSSLSSIPPNDRDQALIDSAALHQPSKLQYQLKPTALVDDKTPASSSPPRVAAAQTVAPLASARPGQPAVQHGFVSPSSVQQQSSTTAERRREVSSDDDERYTRPSVGTTLANASAALSRSSSAELLPKVVAAQRHVGTADSAAGLNLGTLPAPAVGGATATSQPLTTVKPQKKATDPFSAAASSGIVDALPAAAMAATPNARQASDGTAAPTLDPSVLGQSAVASKRKASGSHHASHAAARRAELKDGADDEASNNTDGGTPYDGDVEYAARTPVSSQVAIGTPTPASSQREGANKPTTVPNISATKSTAPGPVRSRSYIQTMNSRHADCHPEGDDLEEGGFQPSSIPSAEEIQAWVHQAIFNPDPQRDYSINPPPKRYDSEGRERPIRIYADGVYDLFHYAHALQLRQAKLSFPSVHLIVGVVSSFSCGKHKNKPVLTSQERYECVRNCRWVDEVLEDAPWVVDQNLIDTLEIDYIAHDDLPYSGIGMEDIYAFVKRQGRFLPTRRTDGVSTSELLGRIVDVYREGSLDGKLVKIGLEDLTSTHAMHPHHQAD; this is translated from the coding sequence ATGGCTGCACCGTCGTCTAGAACGGCCGAATCGGGtagtggcagcagcgtcgccaGCTCAACTGCGCCAGCTCCCACAGCGAATGCGCCGGCAACAACATCGCCACAACACCcccatcaccatcaccaccatcatcaccatcatcaccatcacgcTCACCACATCACCGACCCAGCACGACGCAAAAAGAAGCATCTACCTGCCCAGCTAGCCCAACTCCAGCTCGAAaacgaagacgacgaagctAACAATTTTatctcttcttctcgtgACGCTTCCGAAGAGGATAACGATGATCAGGAAGAGACcttcgacgacgatgcatcGATTGCTTCGCTtcgtcatcaccatcaGGGACCCAGTTCGGCAACTGTACCCATATCTTCGTCGCTCTCATCCATCCCGCCCAACGATAGAGATCAGGCCCTGATCGACTCGGCAGCTCTGCATCAGCCTTCCAAGCTGCAATATCAACTTAAGCCCACTGCTTTGGTTGACGACAAGACACCCGCTAGCTCTAGCCCGCCACGTGTTGCTGCAGCGCAAACGGTCGCACCTTTAGCGAGCGCAAGACCTGGTCAGCCTGCGGTTCAGCATGGTTTTGTCTCTCCCTCCTCGGTGCAACAGCAATCCTCCACAACGGCGGAGCGCAGGAGGGAGGTCTCTTCGGACGATGATGAGAGGTACACCAGGCCTTCAGTTGGCACGACGCTTGCAAACGCCAGTGCCGCACTTTCCCGGAGCTCTTCTGCCGAGCTTTTGCCCAAAGTTGTCGCTGCGCAGAGACATGTAGGCACAGCCGATAGTGCCGCAGGTCTCAACCTTGGCACTCTCCCGGCTCctgctgttggtggtgcCACCGCGACCTCACAGCCTTTGACCACCGTTAAGCCGCAAAAAAAGGCCACTGATCCGTTCTCGGCTGCCGCTTCCTCTGGCATCGTGGATGCTCTTCCGGCTGCTGCTATGGCTGCTACCCCCAATGCACGACAGGCTAGCGATGGCACAGCTGCCCCCACTCTGGATCCTTCGGTGCTTGGTCAGTCGGCTGTTGCTTCCAAGCGCAAGGCTTCAGGCTCTCATCACGCTTCGCACGCCGCGGCCCGCCGAGCCGAGCTCAAAGACGGAgccgatgacgaagcgAGCAATAACACTGACGGAGGCACCCCTTACGATGGCGATGTCGAATATGCTGCCCGTACGCCCGTCTCGAGCCAGGTTGCAATCGGTACACCCACTCCAGCATCCTCTCAGCGCGAGGGAGCAAACAAACCGACGACTGTACCGAACATCTCTGCCACCAAGAGCACCGCACCAGGCCCTGTCCGTTCGCGCAGCTACATCCAGACGATGAACAGCCGCCACGCAGATTGCCATCCGGAGGGCGACGATCTTGAAGAAGGGGGCTTCCAACCCTCCTCGATCCCCTCTGCTGAAGAGATCCAAGCCTGGGTACACCAAGCCATCTTCAACCCGGATCCTCAGCGCGACTATTCGATCAATCCGCCTCCCAAGCGATACGATAGCGAAGGTCGAGAGCGGCCCATCCGTATCTACGCAGATGGCGTCTACGACCTCTTCCACTATGCGCATGCTCTGCAACTGCGTCAAGCCAAACTGTCGTTCCCTTCTGTTCATCTCATCGTTGGAGTAGTCAGCAGCTTTTCGTGCGGAAAGCATAAGAACAAGCCCGTGTTGACGAGCCAGGAGCGCTACGAATGTGTGCGCAACTGCAGGTGGGTAGACGAGGTGCTAGAGGACGCGCCATGGGTCGTCGATCAGAATCTGATCGATACGCTCGAGATTGACTATATTGCACACGACGATTTACCGTACTCGGGGATTGGTATGGAAGACATTTATGCCTTTGTCAAGAGGCAGGGTAGGTTCCTGCCTACAAGGCGGACGGACGGTGTGTCAACCTCGGAGCTGCTGGGAAGGATCGTGGATGTGTACAGGGAAGGTAGCCTAGACGGAaagctcgtcaagatcgGGCTGGAGGATCTGACTTCGACACATGCGATGCACCCTCACCACCAAGCCGATTGA